A DNA window from Aquarana catesbeiana isolate 2022-GZ linkage group LG01, ASM4218655v1, whole genome shotgun sequence contains the following coding sequences:
- the KLHL26 gene encoding kelch-like protein 26 isoform X2, producing MAESGGGEFSCVGHSRAMFTGGMREASQDVIEIKGVSSRGLRHIIDFAYTAEVTLDLDCIHDVLGAAVFLQMVPVIELCEEFLKSEMSVETCLNIGQMATTFSLASLKESVDSFTFQHFLQISEEEDFLHLPLERLVFFLQSNKLKNCREIDLFHAAIRWLQFDYSRRALASQVLCHIRFPLMQSSELVDSVQIVDIMVEDVLCRQYLLEAFNYQILPFRQHEMQSCRTAIRSDVFSLITFGGTPYTDNDRTVSSKVYYLPDVSARQFRELNEMEIGCSHACVAVLDNFVYVVGGQHLQYRSGEGAVDACFRYDPHLNQWLRIQPLQESRIQFQLNVLYGVLYAVGGRNRSGSLSSVERYCPKKNEWTYVCSLKRRAWGHAGATLGGRLYISGGYGVSVEDKKALHCYDPSLDQWEFKTPMNEPRVLHAMVGTNHRMYVFGGRLDHVDRCFDILGVEYYVPENDTWTTVTPMRTGQSEAGCSVLDKKIYIVGGYNWHLNNVTSIVQVYNTETNKWERDLHFPESFAGIACASVILPQAWTQPEKS from the coding sequence GGCAATGTTTACAGGAGGAATGAGAGAAGCCAGTCAAGATGTAATTGAAATAAAAGGTGTATCTTCTAGAGGTTTACGACATATCATTGACTTTGCTTATACTGCAGAGGTTACACTCGACCTTGACTGTATTCATGATGTCTTGGGAGCTGCAGTGTTTCTTCAGATGGTACCTGTTATAGAACTTTGTGAAGAGTTCCTGAAATCTGAAATGAGTGTGGAAACCTGCCTGAATATTGGACAGATGGCTACTACTTTCAGTTTGGCATCTTTAAAAGAGTCCGTGGATTCTTTCACTTTCCAGCATTTTCTTCAAATTTCTGAAGAAGAAGATTTTCTCCATTTGCCTTTAGAAAGACTTGTTTTTTTCCTTCAAAGTAACAAGCTGAAAAACTGCAGGGAAATAGATTTATTTCATGCTGCTATCCGTTGGCTGCAGTTTGATTATTCTCGCCGGGCTCTTGCTAGTCAAGTCCTTTGTCACATTCGATTTCCACTTATGCAGTCTTCTGAGTTGGTGGATAGCGTCCAGATTGTGGATATTATGGTAGAGGATGTCCTGTGCCGCCAATATCTTCTCGAGGCTTTCAACTACCAAATCCTCCCATTCCGACAACATGAGATGCAATCTTGTAGGACAGCTATTAGATCAGATGTATTCTCACTTATAACATTTGGTGGAACTCCTTATACAGATAATGACCGAACCGTGAGCAGCAAAGTGTATTATCTGCCAGATGTAAGTGCTCGTCAATTTAGGGAACTTAATGAAATGGAGATCGGTTGCAGTCATGCTTGTGTTGCAGTCCTGGATAATTTTGTATATGTAGTAGGTGGGCAACATTTGCAATACCGCAGTGGTGAAGGAGCTGTAGATGCTTGCTTCCGCTATGATCCCCATTTGAATCAATGGCTACGAATACAACCTTTGCAGGAGAGCAGAATTCAGTTTCAACTAAATGTCTTGTATGGTGTGCTATATGCAGTCGGAGGAAGAAATCGATCAGGCAGTTTGTCCTCCGTGGAAAGATATTGTCCAAAGAAGAATGAATGGACCTATGTCTGCTCACTAAAACGAAGAGCATGGGGTCATGCTGGTGCTACGCTTGGGGGCAGGCTGTATATTTCAGGAGGCTATGGTGTGTCTGTGGAAGACAAAAAGGCCTTACATTGCTATGATCCTTCCTTAGACCAATGGGAATTTAAGACTCCTATGAATGAACCAAGAGTTCTTCATGCAATGGTTGGGACAAATCACAGAATGTATGTATTTGGTGGAAGACTGGATCACGTTGACCGATGTTTTGACATTTTAGGTGTGGAGTATTATGTTCCAGAGAATGACACATGGACAACTGTGACACCAATGAGAACCGGACAGTCTGAAGCTGGCTGCTCTGTATTGGACAAGAAGATTTATATTGTAGGGGGCTACAACTGGCATTTGAACAATGTAACTAGTATTGTACAGGTATACAATACAGAAACTAACAAATGGGAAAGGGACTTGCACTTCCCAGAGTCTTTTGCTGGAATAGCATGTGCATCTGTTATATTACCACAAGCCTGGACACAACCTGAAAAATCTtaa